The sequence below is a genomic window from Paenibacillus sp. DCT19.
GCACCAGTCCGAGCATACGTCCAGAAATAACTTTACCTTGTGTCGCGGCTACAGGAGTCTGTACATCAATCGTCTCCAGCTCAACATCTCTTGTAATTTCATAAGCCATCAACGTTGCTACTTCATCCACTAATTCACGAAAATCTTTCGTATTCGTACGCATGTCGCGTATAAACGTCAGTTTGTGTTGGATCAAAGGGTGATCACATATTACTAATTTTCCCATCTAATTTGTCCCTCCGGTAAGTTCATCATGTTACAGCATTTCCATAAATGCCTAATCATCATTCATAGGCTCGATAAATCCTGTATATTATATCATCACCAACACCGAATTACACCATTAAAGGGCACCTAATCATTACAGAATACCGAATACTACAAAAACAGGACCGGAAACATGATGTCTTCCGGTCCTTTTGACTCTTGCTGTTATGTCGTTGAGAAGATAAAAATGATTGATACATTAGCACTCCGCTAACAGAATGATCCTTCGATCGCTGTTATCCCGGGATTTTTTTGATTCTTCTCAACATAATAAGGGGAAAATCCCGTGATAAAGAATATGCTTCCGAAGCAGCTTTCTTTCAGAAAGCTTTTAGGCGAGCGCTACGCTTCTCCGGCTTCATTTCATTTTGTTTGCTCCGTCTGTATGTTTACATTAAATCAGGAACACTCAAATACAAACAGCGCGAGCAACGTTTTTTAGTATTTAAGGTCAGTGTAGAGCGGGAATTGATCTGTCAGTGCCGTTACTTCTGCACGAGCTTGATCAAGTGTTGCCGCATCTTTAGGGTTTTTGAGCGTTTTTGCAATGATCTTACCGATGGAAACCATAGCCTCTTCGTTCATGCCACGGGAAGTAGCCGCAGGTGTACCAATACGGATACCGCTAGTGATGAACGGACTTGTTGGGTCAAATGGAATTGCATTTTTGTTAACAGTGATTCCGATGGAATCAAGTACGTGCTCAGCTTCTTTACCTGTGATGTTCACACTGCGTGTATCGATCAGCATCAAGTGGTTATCTGTACCGCCAGATACGATGTTCAAGCCTTCGGAGATCAACGTCTCAGCCAGAACCTGTGCGTTTTTCACTACATTTTGCGCGTACTCTTTAAATGATGGTTGCAATGCTTCACCCAATGCTACCGCTTTGGAAGCAATAACGTGCATCAATGGTCCACCTTGGGAACCAGGGAATACCGCTTTATCAATTGCAGCAGCCCAAGCTTTGGTACAGAGAATCATACCACCGCGTGGTCCACGCAATGTTTTGTGTGTTGTTGTTGTTACGAAATGTGCATGTGGAACCGGGCTTGGATGCAGACCAGCAGCAACCAATCCAGCGATGTGTGCCATGTCTACCATGAACAATGCGCCTACATCATTTGCAATCGCAGCTAGCTTTTCAAAATCAATCGTACGTGGGTATGCACTCGCACCTGCTACGATGAGACGAGGGCGGTGCTTGAACGCTGCTTTGCGAACTTCATCATAATCGATCAAGAATGTATCTTCTTGTACGCCATATGCTACGAAGTTGTAGAGCAAACCAGATGCATTCACTGGGCTACCATGCGTAAGGTGACCACCGTGTGCAAGATTCATACCTAGTACTGTATCACCAGGCTTAAGCGCTGCAAGGTAAACGGCCATGTTCGCTTGTGCACCAGAGTGTGGTTGAACGTTAACATGCTCTGCTCCAAACAATTCTTTAGCGCGATCACGTGCGATATCTTCCACGATATCTACGTGCTCACAACCGCCGTAGTAACGTTTGCCTGGATATCCTTCAGCATATTTGTTCGTCAGAACGGAACCAAGTGCTTCAATAACCGCTTCGCTTACAATGTTCTCAGATGCAATCAACTCAATGTTGTTTTGCTGACGTTTCAACTCCAGATTCATCGCTTCCAATACTGCCGGGTCATTCTTACGCAATTGTTCCATGATTAAATTCCTCCTAATATAAGTGAAGTTATAAAGTGAAACATAAGATTACACTCCAGACTTCGATTGCATCACCATCTTTCGATCGCTGTTATCCCCAGATTTCTTTGAATCCCTTTTACAAAGGGGAAATCCGGTGATAAACGCGAACGCTCTGCTTCTCCAGATTGGCGTTGCACTCTCCGTTTACGTGTAAACATAATTTCACTTTATACGTTAGTCACAAAATGTCGAATCAGGCTGTTCTTCCATACGATACACTGCACGTTCCCCACCAATCAACTTCGGACGCGTTAACGCTGTCGTCACGCGGGCATCTCCGATGTACCGAAGCGATGTACGGAAAGGAACTGCTACATGCCGCAAATGCATGCCAATCATCGTCTCTCCGATATCCAATCCTGCGTGTGCCTGCACATGTTCCGCCAGACATGCATCGGTAAGTGATCGATAAGCTGCAGATGCCATTGAACCACCCGCTGTAGGCACAGGTACTGCACCCACCTCGGTCAATCCCAGACGTAATAACACAGAACGTTCCATCACCAGCGCACGATTCAA
It includes:
- the glyA gene encoding serine hydroxymethyltransferase, which translates into the protein MEQLRKNDPAVLEAMNLELKRQQNNIELIASENIVSEAVIEALGSVLTNKYAEGYPGKRYYGGCEHVDIVEDIARDRAKELFGAEHVNVQPHSGAQANMAVYLAALKPGDTVLGMNLAHGGHLTHGSPVNASGLLYNFVAYGVQEDTFLIDYDEVRKAAFKHRPRLIVAGASAYPRTIDFEKLAAIANDVGALFMVDMAHIAGLVAAGLHPSPVPHAHFVTTTTHKTLRGPRGGMILCTKAWAAAIDKAVFPGSQGGPLMHVIASKAVALGEALQPSFKEYAQNVVKNAQVLAETLISEGLNIVSGGTDNHLMLIDTRSVNITGKEAEHVLDSIGITVNKNAIPFDPTSPFITSGIRIGTPAATSRGMNEEAMVSIGKIIAKTLKNPKDAATLDQARAEVTALTDQFPLYTDLKY
- a CDS encoding TIGR01440 family protein codes for the protein MTIELDSEQPGLQEQTASILRELAIAGKLGPGQIVVIGTSTSEVAGKRIGTSGAIEVAQQLLAGIREVQQEFGFEPVFQCCEHLNRALVMERSVLLRLGLTEVGAVPVPTAGGSMASAAYRSLTDACLAEHVQAHAGLDIGETMIGMHLRHVAVPFRTSLRYIGDARVTTALTRPKLIGGERAVYRMEEQPDSTFCD